The region CCAGGCTCACAATCCAAGGTGCTGACTCTTTGAACTTATAACGTACACTTTCCCCGAATCTTGTTTCGCGACCCAATATACCTACAGAAATATGAGCCAATAATGTGTATTCTTCACCGCTCACCTTTAACATCTTTTGCAGATCTGCTTTATTGACCGCCAATGCTTGAATAAATCTACGAACCTTAATGGTGCTGACGTCATCGGACTGAGGGACCATCATAATTTGACAGTTGTCACAGTTCGACTCCGTCCACTTCCAACTTTGGAAACCCTGCTCAGAAAGCAGGGCAATTTCCATTTGTGAAGACGAAGTCTGAGCAAAAGAAAAGGCATGACCACTGTCGAATAAAACGACAGCGACAATTAGGGCCATTCTAATTGAAAGCCAAAATTTCTTTAATCGCATCTGAGTCTCCGATTGGATTTCTATGCAATTCAGTAGCCTAAGTTTATTTAAGGTAAAAGTGTTTGCTCTCACCTTATTGATTGGGGAAGCTAGGAAATCACGGAGGAATACATGAACTTGATTGATCTTTCCATTCGTCGACCCGTCTTTGCCTGGGTCATCATGTTTGCCCTAATCGTCTTTGGGGCTATTTGCATGAATCGCATGGGTATCAGCCAACTGCCTGACGTGGATTTTCCTATCGTCAGCGTGTCGGTTACCTACGAAGGAGCAGCCCCAGAGGTTGTCGAGGCGGAACTTGTCGATCCGATCGAAGAGCGACTTCTTGCCATAGAAGGTATCAAAGAAATGCGCTCCTCCGCTCGTCAAGGTACGGGAGTGGTCACTCTGGAATTTGACATCAACCGAAATGTTGATGTGGTTCTTCAAGAGGTACAAACAGCTTTAAGCCAACTCCGTCTTCCACAAGGTGTTGACCCTGCCGTAGTCAGAAAACAAAACCCCGAAGAAGACCCCATCATGATCGTTTCCATCTATGGTGACGCTTCCCTGAAGGATATGCTTAATTGGACCAACAATTATCTTTTGGATCAATTACGCTTCTTGCCGGGAATCGGTGAAGTCAGCATTGGTGGATTCAGTGAAAGAAATCTGCGCATCTGGTTGGATGTTGATAAGCTCGCGAAAAATTATCTAACCGTTAATGACGTTGTTGCAGCTCTTGCAAGTCAGCATTTAGAAAGTGCCGCAGGTCAGTTCACCGAGAAAGACCGTGAACTGCGTGTGCGATGGCTTGGTGAAGCGACAAACACCAAAGAGGTTGGTGATATTCAAATTCTGAATCGTGGGGGTCAGAGAATTCAAGAAGACCGTGCCATCTATATTCGTGACGTTGCCAGAGTGGAGGACGGCCTATCTGATGTCCGTCGTATCGCTCGCTTTGAAGGTCGACAAGCAGTCGCTATGCAAGTTCGTAAGCAACGCGGAACAAATGAAGTTCAAGTTGCTGATGCCGTTCATAAAAAACTGGCTGAAATTAAAGATAGCTTTCCCAAAGGGTACAACTATCGAATCAATGTCGATTATACCCGTTCAACAGAGGCGACCGTTCATCTCACATTGGAAAAACTTTGGGTAGCCGCTTTAATAACAATCGTTATCTGTTTCTTGTTCTTAGGAAGCATTCCTGCGGCGATTAATATCCTATTTTCAATTCCGACCTCGATTGTCGGCACTTTTACGATTCTATACTTCTCGGGATTCACGTTAAATCTCTTTACCCTTTTGGCATTAACTCTTTCCATCTCAATCGTCGTGGATGATGCCATTATGCTTTTAGAAAACATCATTCGCCATTATCGAATGGGCAAGGGCTCTGCAAAAGCAGCCTCTGATGGTTCGAAAGAAGTTTTGCCAGCAGCTATTGCTGCAACTTTAGCCGTCGTTGCCGTTTTCTTACCCGTGGTTTTCATGGACGGAATTATCGGCAAGTTTTTCTTCCAATTCGGTATCACGATGAGTGCTGCTGTTTTATTGTCACTGCTTGAAGCAGTGACGATCACCCCGATGCGTGCAGCTGCATTCCTTAGCAGCGAGCCAAAGGTTTCAAAACTGGAACATTACTTGGATGTGGTATTTGAAAACTTCTCACACGCCTATCAAAAAGTTTTGAAAATAACATTAAACTGGAAATATGCGGTTGTGATTGCATCCTTGATTTTCTTTACGATTTCGATGTTTTTAGTCACGAAGGTCCGTCAGGAATTCGTGCCTGCGCAAGATCAAAACTTTATCGTGATCAACGCGCAAGCTGCACCTGGAACTTCTTTGCAGGCGACAAGTGATATGGCTAAACAAATGGAAGATATCCTGCATCAGAATCCCAATATCGAAGGTTTTGTAACCTCGATCGGTGGAGGTGGCGGATCGTCGAATGTCAATCAGGCCTTTATCCCAGTGACGTTAAAACCTCGTGCCGAACGTGAACAAAATCACGTGCAAATCATGAATGATCTGCGCCAAAAGTTTAAAGCTGTTAAAGGCATGAGAATTTCAATGCGTGACGTTTCTGCACGAAACCTTTCGTCAGGTCGTCAGAATCCATTAGCTATCAATTTAAGAGGCTCTGATTTAGATATTCTGCAAAAGAAATCCCAAGAACTGATTGAGCGCTTAGAAAAAGAAAAATTGGCTGTGGATTTGGACAGTGATTTCAGATCAGGAATCCCAGAGTTGATTTTAAAGCCGGATCGCAAAGCTATGGCTGACCGTGGTGTTTCTATTGAAACCGTGGGTGAGCTTTTACAAGCTGGTATTGGAGGGCTTCGCCAGGGACGCTACACTGCGGATGGGCGCCGTTATGATGTCAGATTTAAAATCAATGAAGACCAAGTTCAGAAAGAAAGCGATTTCAAAAGACTTTATGTGCGCAATAACTTTGGGAATTTGATTCCGTTGTCGCAACTTGTGAAAATTGAAGAGTCAGGGGCCATCCAAAGTATCAGCCGTGTTAATCGTCAACGTGCGATTTCTGTCTTTGGTAACTTGTATCCAGGCCAATCTCAGTCAGCAGTTTTGCAAAGAACGGCAGAGATTGCTAAAGAGATTTTACCGCCCGGGTATTCATACGCCCTTGAAGGTGCCTCTGCTGGTTTTGCACAATCCTTCCAAAGCCTTTACTCGGCCCTGGCCGTGGGAATCTTGGTGGCTTATCTGATCCTGGCAGTGCAATTCAACTCCTTCATTCACCCGATCGCCGTGCTTGTGGCGCTTCCGTTCAGTGTGAGTGGTGCTTTGATGGCCTTATGGATCTTTGATGTGTCCCTGAACCTGTTTAGCTTCATCGGTTTGATTGTATTGATGGGTATCGCGAAAAAGAACTCAATCCTGCTTGTGGAGTTTACAAATCAAGTTCGAAAACATAATAAGGAAAGCATCATGTCTGCAATCCTTGAAGCCTGCCCGGTCCGTTTAAGACCCATTCTGATGACTTCTGTCGCAACGATTGCTGCTGCAGCCCCATTGATCGTGGGAACAGGCATCGGCTCTGAAACCCGCTTGCCGATGGGTCTGGCCATCGTCGGCGGTACGATCGTATCAACGATTTTGACTCTGTTTGTGGTACCAGCTTTGTATTTGATGCTGACACCCCTTGAGCGAACCAAAGAAGTAAAACTTTAAAAAAAAAGGGATCGCATTTCTAGCGATCCCTTTTTTAATTTAAAACTTTAATTTAAGGATTCATCTTAAGAAGCGTTTCCACTGTCTTCTTAAGCTTATCGACGTCGAAAGGTTTCTTGATGTAATCATCTGCCCCGATTTCGAACGCTTGCTTCATGTCTTCCTCAGACGCTTTACCGGAAACAAATACCAAAGGAATCTTTTTAAGGTCTTTGTTTTCTTTAAGCAATTGCGCAAGCTCAAAACCATTTACCCATGGCAGACCAACATCCAAAAGAATCAAATCCACTGGATGATCATCCAACACAGTTGAAAGTTCTGTGGCATCAGCCGCAAGCTTAGTCACATAGCCTTCACTTTCAAGGATTCTTTTCATCGCGGAACGCATTGTCTCGTCGTCCTCGATCACCAAGATCACTTTAGGATCTAGCTTTTTCTTAGCCTCACGGAACTGATCCAAATCAACCACATCTTGACTCGCAATACGAGCCTTCGTGATCTTTTCAATCTTATTAACCAAATCCTTGGTGTTAATTCTTTTGTCTTTCATAAAATCCCTTTTAAAAAAACATTCTCTTCAAAATTGGTCAAAATGGTCCAAGCGCAAGGCGGAGGAGTTGGCCCGCAGCGCAGGCGTGCTCCCAGCACGTCGAAGCGAGGACCAATTACGACAACGCAGTCAATTGGGCCATTTTCACCAGTTTTTAGTGGTGAGCTTGGGCTTCTAGCCATCTTTCGGCGTCGATCGCTGCCATACATCCTGTACCCGCTGCCGTGATTGCTTGACGATATACTGAATCTTGCACGTCTCCGGCTGCAAATACACCAGGAATGTTTGTATAGGTCGTGTTTGGTTGAGTTACTAGGTAACCCGTTTCGTTCATATCCAACATACCTTTGAACAAATCAGTCGTCGGTTTGTGGCCAATAGCAATGAACAAACCAGTCACGTTCATTGTCTGAGTCTCACCAGTTTTGATGTTGTGAACTTTAGCACCGGTCATTGATTTACCGTCACCCAAAACTTCGACGACTTCGGAATCCCAGATCACTTGGATCTTTGGATTTTTCATCGTTCTATCCGCCATAATTTTAGAAGCACGGAAGTGATCGCGTCTGTGAACTACATAAACTTTAGAAGCAAAACGAGTCAGAAACTGCGCTTCTTCCATTGCCGTATCTCCACCACCAACGACGATGATTTCTTGATTGCGGAAGAAGGCGCCGTCGCAAGTCGCACAAGCTGAAACACCACGATTCATATAAGTTTTTTCAGAAGGCAAACCCAAGTACTTGGCGCTTGCACCCGTAGAAATGATAATTGATTTTGCCAAATGAAGTTTCTCACCCACCCAAACCTTGAAAGGACGTTGTGAAAAATCAACCTTCGTTACGTTGCGTGTGATAAAGCGAGTGCCGAAACGCTCTGCTTGTTTTCTCATCACAGAGATCAAGTCAGGACCGGTTACCCCGTGTTCAAAACCTGGGTAATTTTCAACTTCAGTTGTGATCATCAACTGACCACCAGCTTCTTCACCTTCGATCATCAAAGGCTCCAAGTTTGCACGACCCGTGTAAACTGCAGCAGTAAGACCCGCAGGTCCAGATCCGATGATGATGACGTTTTCAATTTTTTGATCTTCAGACATAAATACCTCGTGGGAAAAGACGCTTAAAGCCTATCACAAATAGGCCCCATTTCATTACTTCTTTGCTTGTTTTGGACTGCGTCAGCTACAATGGGACATGCCTCTGATTTCATTTAATAAACCTAGAGAGCCCATGACCGTTGAAACGGGAGCGAATCTCATGGAAGCCCTGCTTAAAGGCGGGCTCCCGGTGGCGTCCAGCTGTTCTGGCGATGGGGTTTGTGCGAAATGTCGCATTCAGATAATTTCGGGAGCTGAGAATTTATCGCCCGAAAATGAGACAGAAAAGTTTCTAAGCGAAACGAAAAAGGTCCCCGCTGGCAGCCGCATCAGCTGCCAGGTTGAAGTTCTTGGGGACATTACTGTAGATGCGTCTTACTGGTGAGGCTTTTGCAAACGCACGAAGTTGATCAAGATACCTTCGCGCAAAAAGATCTTTTCGAAAGCTGTCTCGAAATTTTCAGCCTTAATCGGTGAGTTATGCAAATCACGAGTTTCAAACAAGATGTTGTACTTGCTTTGACGAATCTCATCCATCGCCCAATCGAAATAAACCAAAGAGTCTGTTTTGAATTCAATGATCGAACCTGGCTTTTGCAGATCGAACAAAATATCTAAATTCAGTTTTTGCACGAAACGATTCTTAGGTTTTTTGGGAGAGGTCCATGGATCTGGGAAATGAATAAACACATTATCCAGCTCACCGGGAACAAAAATATCCGTCAGATTGAAAGCGTGGAACCGAGCCACTGCCGCGTTTCTGCAGCCTGCCTTGTCAGCACGACGGATCGTTTGAATCAAAGGTTTGTATTTTAGTTCCAGACCCACAAGCAGACGATTTGGATTCTTCTGTGCATAATACGCGAAGTGAGTTCCATTACCCGTACCTACTTCCAAATCCATAGGAACAGATTCATCTTTTTTGAAAACGTCAGAACGCCATTTTCCCTTATTTGCCAACACACGCATTTCATCAAAAGCGATGTGAGAATATTCACCGTTCAACGCCAACGTGTAATCCGTTTGGTGAGGAAGGTCTGTAGTTACATTGATTCTACGTTTTGTGGAAATAGGAGCGTCTGTCATGCCGAACTAAGTAGACTCTGGGGGCCCTTCGGTCAAGCTTTTCACTGTGAACGGACGAAGAGCCTTAAATGGATGCAAACGAATCGGGCAATTAGGCATATCACACTCTGTACAGTAGGATTTTTTACAAGGGTCCACATGAAACGCCAGCTCCCCATCAAAAATATAATCCCTGACCACCGCTTTTTCGTAATCCTGAGATTCAATATGAACTTTCGCCACATCCCAATACTCGGGCACCACTAAATGGGCATCCACGTGATGGAAACGGCCATTTCGCATGATACGAAGCTGGTGAATATTGATGATTCCAGGACGACGGTTTTTCTCTAAAGCTTCGCCTAATTCATTCAATGAAGTTGGGCTGATTTCATCCAACAATCCACCCATCGACTCGCGAACTATTTTATAACCTGACCATCCCAGTTGCAGACCGATCAAAATAGCAATGGCCGGATCAAGCCACTGAATGTTTGTAAGTAAAACCAATCCCAAACCAACGATGACCCCAACAGTGGTGATCACATCTGACAAAACATGGGCGCCGCTAGCCTGTAGAGCATCCGAGTGATGAGCTTTGCCGACCCGTTTTAGATAAATTCCCAATAGGAAATTTAGAAAAGCTGCTCCCGAAACGATCGCAATACCTATTTCCAACTGCTGTGGAGCTTTAGGGAAAATCAAAGCTTTCACTGATTCATAAATAATCAGCAAAGCAGCAAAGAAAATTAAGCCGCCCTCGAAGGCGGCAGAGAAATATTCTGCCTTACCATGCCCGTACGGATGCTCGCGATCCGCGGGCTGCGCAGAAAACCAAATTACGTATAATGCGACCAAGGAGGCGATCACATTCACGATACTTTCCAACGCATCGGACAGCACCGCAGCCGAACCTGTCATTCGATAGGCTGCCACTTTCATTGCGAAAATCAGAAAACTTGCGATGGCAGAAACCCACGCGGCTCTGTTACGAATTTTATCTGAATGAGTGGAAGAAGTTGTGACCATAAAGAGGGTTTTCATAGTTCCCTCTTAAACAGTCAATGAATTTATAATTACTTGTTGATTAGCTCGATCAGCACTGCTGCCTTTAGGCAATTAGCCGGTTTTCTTACGAGCCAAAGACGGTGGAAGGATCTCCACCACTTTGTTTCCAGCGTCTTCTGGTTTGTAATAGCTAACCTGATTACGACCTCTGCGTTTGGCATCGTACAAAGCGTGATCGGCACGACGAACCAGCTCTTTCGGGCCAATATTTTCTCCAGGAACCGTGATTGCAAAACCTAACGAAGCGGTTAGCTTGATAGAATCTTCGCCATTACGGAAGGTTGTTTTCTCAATATTTTCACGTAAGCGTTCGCAGAAATGCACCGCGCCTTCGTGGTTGGTCTCCGTCAACACGACAAGAAATTCGTCACCGCCATAGCGTGCCGGAATATCAATGTTACGAGTACAAGCACGAATGATTTTACCCACTTCCGAAAGCACATAACTTCCGAACAAGTGGTCATGTCCGTCATTCACGGTTTTGAAATAGTCCATATCCATCATCACCACGCAGACGTCACGACCAAAGCGTCTTGCACGCTCCATCTCGAACTCAAGGCGTTGGTAAAGAGAGCGCATGTTGTACAGATTCGTTAAATCATCTGTATCGACCATTTCTTTAAGTCTTTCGTTCGCAAACAACAACTGCTCATGAAGATCACGAATGCGCAGTTGAGAACGAATGCGCGCTAGCAACTCAAGAGGAACAAAGGGCTTTACAATATAGTCGTCAGCACCTGAATCCAGGGCTTCGATGATCGCTTCGGTGTGAGAATTTTCAGACACGAAAACACATGAAACATGCGACAAACGTTCACGGATCGTGCGAAGAACACGAAGGCCCGCCATCGATTGCGCCATCCAATCCAAAATGACCACATGAGGAATCCACGACTCGATCAGCTTATGAGCCTCACCTTCAGTCGTTACTCCACGCGCGTCGTAGCCTTCCCAACGGAGAGGCTCCAACAGAATTTCCAAACTGTCTGGATCGTCGTCGATTACTAAAATGCGGCGACTTTTTGGATGTTTATTACTAGTTTCAAAACCACTCATCTGCACACCAGTATAACTTTGACGTTCTCTTCGGTTTAGTTTTGGCTCTTGTTGAGTCCAAAATTCAGTCTTATGTACTGGGTTGATTTTGCCCCCTCGACCTCGATCTTTGGGGAGTCGCCTGACGGGTGGGAAGGGGTAGTTATTTGCTTCGGACAGTCCTCGCTCGTTTCAGTTCAGGACTTTTTGAACTCTGACCTTTGGCTCGCTGCGGAACTTGCAACTAACTACCCCTTCCCACCCACCAGACTCCACGAAGATTTTGGGGAGGAGCAATCTACTAGTTCTTAGACTCAATAGGATTCAATTCGGGCAAAAAATATCGACGAGAAATGCAGTTGGAGTTGCCTGAGGTTTATTCGAGAATTTGGGGCTTACTTGGGGGTATCGGTCATTTTGATTTCTCGTTGAATTGCCGAGGATTTTTCGATAGTTATGTTTGATCTAAATTGAGCTTCTTGGGGTGTTTTTTTATGAGTTTGAATTTTACTGAGATTGAGAAGAAGTGGCAGAAAAAATGGGCGGATGCGCAGGCTTTTAAGGCTGAGGCGACGTCTTCTAAGCCGAAGTACTATGCGCTTGATATGTTTCCTTATCCATCGGGGTCGGGTTTGCATATTGGTCACATGGCTTCTTACACTCCGGGCGATATTGTTTCTCGCTATAAGCGCGCGAAGGGTTTCAACGTTCTTCATCCGATGGGTTACGATGCGTTTGGTTTGCCTGCGGAACAGTACGCTATTCAAACTGGGATTCATCCAGCGATCACGACTGAAAAAGCTATCGAGAGCTTCCGTAAGACTCTTCAGTCATTTGGATTTAGCTTTGACTGGAGCCGCGAGATTTCTACGGCTGAGCCTAAGTTTTACAAATGGACTCAATTCATTTTCTTGAAACTTTATGAGCGTGGACTTGCTTATCAAAAAGAAGTTCCTGTGAACTGGTGTCCAGAACTTAAAACAGTTTTGGCGAATGATGAAGTTATCGATGGCAAGTCGGAACGCGGTGGTCACCCGGTCATTCGCGTTCCAATGAAACAGTGGATGCTTAAAATCACGGACTACGCTGAACGTCTTTTGAACGACCTGGATAAAGTTGATTGGCCAGAGCGCACGAAAGAAGCACAACGTAACTGGATTGGTAAATCTGAAGGTGCACGTGTGATGTTCAAGGTGAAAGACGAAGCTGATTTGTCTTTTGAAGTGTTCACGACGCGTCCTGATACTTTGTTCGGTGTTAGCTTTATGGTTTTGGCGCCGGAACATCCACTGGTTAAGCGCATCACGACTCAACCACAACATGCTTCTGTTGAAGATTATGTTTTAGCGACGTCTCGCAAATCTGAAGTTGAGCGTAAAGCTACGACTGAAAAAACCGGCGTCTTCACAGGTGCGCACGCGATCAACCCAGTAAATGGTGAATCTGTCGAGATCTGGATTGCTGACTACGTTCTCACTGACTACGGAACAGGTGCGATCATGGCGGTTCCTGGTCACGATGCTCGCGACCACGAATTTGCAACGAAATTCAACTTACCTGTGAAGCGTGTACTTGAAGGTGGCGACACTTTGCCTTTCGAGGGCGACGGCAAACTTGTTAATTCTGATTTCCTAAATGGTCTTACTAAGACGGAAGCTATCAGCAAAATGATCGCTCACTTGGAAAACGCCAAATTAGGTACGCGTGAAGTTCAATACAAACTTCGTGACTGGTTATTCTCTCGCCAACGCTATTGGGGC is a window of Bdellovibrio sp. SKB1291214 DNA encoding:
- the trmB gene encoding tRNA (guanine(46)-N(7))-methyltransferase TrmB, with amino-acid sequence MTDAPISTKRRINVTTDLPHQTDYTLALNGEYSHIAFDEMRVLANKGKWRSDVFKKDESVPMDLEVGTGNGTHFAYYAQKNPNRLLVGLELKYKPLIQTIRRADKAGCRNAAVARFHAFNLTDIFVPGELDNVFIHFPDPWTSPKKPKNRFVQKLNLDILFDLQKPGSIIEFKTDSLVYFDWAMDEIRQSKYNILFETRDLHNSPIKAENFETAFEKIFLREGILINFVRLQKPHQ
- a CDS encoding cation diffusion facilitator family transporter; amino-acid sequence: MKTLFMVTTSSTHSDKIRNRAAWVSAIASFLIFAMKVAAYRMTGSAAVLSDALESIVNVIASLVALYVIWFSAQPADREHPYGHGKAEYFSAAFEGGLIFFAALLIIYESVKALIFPKAPQQLEIGIAIVSGAAFLNFLLGIYLKRVGKAHHSDALQASGAHVLSDVITTVGVIVGLGLVLLTNIQWLDPAIAILIGLQLGWSGYKIVRESMGGLLDEISPTSLNELGEALEKNRRPGIINIHQLRIMRNGRFHHVDAHLVVPEYWDVAKVHIESQDYEKAVVRDYIFDGELAFHVDPCKKSYCTECDMPNCPIRLHPFKALRPFTVKSLTEGPPEST
- a CDS encoding diguanylate cyclase, whose translation is MSGFETSNKHPKSRRILVIDDDPDSLEILLEPLRWEGYDARGVTTEGEAHKLIESWIPHVVILDWMAQSMAGLRVLRTIRERLSHVSCVFVSENSHTEAIIEALDSGADDYIVKPFVPLELLARIRSQLRIRDLHEQLLFANERLKEMVDTDDLTNLYNMRSLYQRLEFEMERARRFGRDVCVVMMDMDYFKTVNDGHDHLFGSYVLSEVGKIIRACTRNIDIPARYGGDEFLVVLTETNHEGAVHFCERLRENIEKTTFRNGEDSIKLTASLGFAITVPGENIGPKELVRRADHALYDAKRRGRNQVSYYKPEDAGNKVVEILPPSLARKKTG
- a CDS encoding response regulator transcription factor; this translates as MKDKRINTKDLVNKIEKITKARIASQDVVDLDQFREAKKKLDPKVILVIEDDETMRSAMKRILESEGYVTKLAADATELSTVLDDHPVDLILLDVGLPWVNGFELAQLLKENKDLKKIPLVFVSGKASEEDMKQAFEIGADDYIKKPFDVDKLKKTVETLLKMNP
- the leuS gene encoding leucine--tRNA ligase, which gives rise to MSLNFTEIEKKWQKKWADAQAFKAEATSSKPKYYALDMFPYPSGSGLHIGHMASYTPGDIVSRYKRAKGFNVLHPMGYDAFGLPAEQYAIQTGIHPAITTEKAIESFRKTLQSFGFSFDWSREISTAEPKFYKWTQFIFLKLYERGLAYQKEVPVNWCPELKTVLANDEVIDGKSERGGHPVIRVPMKQWMLKITDYAERLLNDLDKVDWPERTKEAQRNWIGKSEGARVMFKVKDEADLSFEVFTTRPDTLFGVSFMVLAPEHPLVKRITTQPQHASVEDYVLATSRKSEVERKATTEKTGVFTGAHAINPVNGESVEIWIADYVLTDYGTGAIMAVPGHDARDHEFATKFNLPVKRVLEGGDTLPFEGDGKLVNSDFLNGLTKTEAISKMIAHLENAKLGTREVQYKLRDWLFSRQRYWGEPFPIVNLEGGKQMGVPYDELPVMLPEVADYEPSETGEAPLAKIHEWVNYKGKNGETGRRETDTMPGAAGSSWYFLRYIDPNNDAAPFDPQAEKYWMPVDLYVGGPEHTVGHLLYSRFWMKVLFDCGLVTHDEPFKKLAHQGMILGPDNQKMSKSRGNVISPDDVAKTHGADALRTFISFMGPLNADKPWSPTGIDGVKRFLDRVGRLVVSDDGNYVATKEALPPAIEKLLHKTIKKVTEDVESMSFNTAIAAMMILVNDLYKADCSSELVLKPLAQILAPFAPHMAEELWEKMGGEGLCSLAPWPSYDSNLCADDTVTIGVQVNGKMRGTIEIGVAASEEEALTAAKAVPGVNSALSGKDPDKVIYKAGKILNLIIKA
- the trxB gene encoding thioredoxin-disulfide reductase; amino-acid sequence: MSEDQKIENVIIIGSGPAGLTAAVYTGRANLEPLMIEGEEAGGQLMITTEVENYPGFEHGVTGPDLISVMRKQAERFGTRFITRNVTKVDFSQRPFKVWVGEKLHLAKSIIISTGASAKYLGLPSEKTYMNRGVSACATCDGAFFRNQEIIVVGGGDTAMEEAQFLTRFASKVYVVHRRDHFRASKIMADRTMKNPKIQVIWDSEVVEVLGDGKSMTGAKVHNIKTGETQTMNVTGLFIAIGHKPTTDLFKGMLDMNETGYLVTQPNTTYTNIPGVFAAGDVQDSVYRQAITAAGTGCMAAIDAERWLEAQAHH
- a CDS encoding efflux RND transporter permease subunit; translated protein: MNLIDLSIRRPVFAWVIMFALIVFGAICMNRMGISQLPDVDFPIVSVSVTYEGAAPEVVEAELVDPIEERLLAIEGIKEMRSSARQGTGVVTLEFDINRNVDVVLQEVQTALSQLRLPQGVDPAVVRKQNPEEDPIMIVSIYGDASLKDMLNWTNNYLLDQLRFLPGIGEVSIGGFSERNLRIWLDVDKLAKNYLTVNDVVAALASQHLESAAGQFTEKDRELRVRWLGEATNTKEVGDIQILNRGGQRIQEDRAIYIRDVARVEDGLSDVRRIARFEGRQAVAMQVRKQRGTNEVQVADAVHKKLAEIKDSFPKGYNYRINVDYTRSTEATVHLTLEKLWVAALITIVICFLFLGSIPAAINILFSIPTSIVGTFTILYFSGFTLNLFTLLALTLSISIVVDDAIMLLENIIRHYRMGKGSAKAASDGSKEVLPAAIAATLAVVAVFLPVVFMDGIIGKFFFQFGITMSAAVLLSLLEAVTITPMRAAAFLSSEPKVSKLEHYLDVVFENFSHAYQKVLKITLNWKYAVVIASLIFFTISMFLVTKVRQEFVPAQDQNFIVINAQAAPGTSLQATSDMAKQMEDILHQNPNIEGFVTSIGGGGGSSNVNQAFIPVTLKPRAEREQNHVQIMNDLRQKFKAVKGMRISMRDVSARNLSSGRQNPLAINLRGSDLDILQKKSQELIERLEKEKLAVDLDSDFRSGIPELILKPDRKAMADRGVSIETVGELLQAGIGGLRQGRYTADGRRYDVRFKINEDQVQKESDFKRLYVRNNFGNLIPLSQLVKIEESGAIQSISRVNRQRAISVFGNLYPGQSQSAVLQRTAEIAKEILPPGYSYALEGASAGFAQSFQSLYSALAVGILVAYLILAVQFNSFIHPIAVLVALPFSVSGALMALWIFDVSLNLFSFIGLIVLMGIAKKNSILLVEFTNQVRKHNKESIMSAILEACPVRLRPILMTSVATIAAAAPLIVGTGIGSETRLPMGLAIVGGTIVSTILTLFVVPALYLMLTPLERTKEVKL
- a CDS encoding 2Fe-2S iron-sulfur cluster-binding protein, with the translated sequence MEALLKGGLPVASSCSGDGVCAKCRIQIISGAENLSPENETEKFLSETKKVPAGSRISCQVEVLGDITVDASYW